In Pantanalinema sp., the following proteins share a genomic window:
- a CDS encoding 3-oxoacyl-[acyl-carrier-protein] synthase III C-terminal domain-containing protein: MQMRQTTVTKAPALAPSISIATYQSIPVLGLGTATPPSYSQADLFEQFGYTGNAFAAAIVAGASIDTRNFSAPIKDLLASATADTLGAYHREHAPRLAAEAVLKASGSSIDPRELDAVITATSTGYMMPGIAEVLCETYGIGSRSALRYDLVGQGCLAAFPAMQIARALIVSQQAKKVAVVCTEVQAALYNPAQDPNDKSVIVQQLLFGEGAGAIILAAEGDGESEQGAAYPSILDSQQELAPDSLNAVALKQGTVWEGLLDRAVPDIAGSVLPRVVERLLKRHGLSLAQVKHWAFHTGGRRVLEVCQGGLGLTDAQMAPSYEVLRLHGNMNSCSVLFSLDKLLAFNKPEAGDIGIMVAVGPGMTVGAFLVRWER; encoded by the coding sequence ATGCAGATGCGCCAGACCACGGTTACCAAGGCCCCCGCCCTTGCACCTTCCATCTCCATCGCGACCTACCAGAGCATCCCCGTGCTCGGTCTCGGTACCGCAACGCCGCCCTCCTACTCGCAGGCCGACCTCTTCGAGCAGTTTGGGTACACGGGCAACGCCTTTGCCGCAGCGATCGTCGCTGGCGCCAGCATCGACACCAGGAATTTCAGCGCTCCGATCAAGGATCTGCTGGCCTCGGCGACGGCGGACACCCTGGGGGCCTATCATCGCGAGCACGCTCCGCGGCTGGCCGCCGAGGCCGTGTTGAAGGCCTCAGGCTCGAGCATCGATCCGCGCGAGCTGGATGCGGTCATCACCGCCACATCCACCGGTTACATGATGCCGGGCATCGCCGAGGTGCTCTGCGAGACCTACGGCATTGGGAGCCGCTCGGCGCTTCGCTATGACCTGGTGGGGCAAGGATGCCTCGCTGCTTTCCCGGCCATGCAGATCGCCCGTGCCCTCATCGTCTCGCAGCAGGCCAAGAAGGTCGCCGTCGTCTGCACGGAAGTCCAGGCAGCGCTGTACAACCCCGCTCAAGACCCGAACGACAAGTCCGTGATCGTCCAGCAGCTGCTGTTCGGGGAGGGCGCAGGAGCCATCATCTTGGCAGCGGAAGGCGACGGCGAGTCGGAGCAAGGAGCGGCCTACCCCTCGATCCTCGACTCGCAGCAAGAGCTCGCACCCGACTCGCTCAACGCCGTCGCCCTCAAGCAAGGCACCGTCTGGGAGGGGCTGCTTGATCGCGCGGTGCCTGACATCGCGGGCAGCGTGCTGCCCAGAGTGGTCGAGCGCCTGCTGAAACGTCACGGCCTCTCACTGGCTCAAGTCAAGCACTGGGCCTTCCATACCGGCGGTCGCCGCGTTCTCGAGGTTTGCCAGGGCGGGCTGGGGCTGACGGATGCTCAGATGGCTCCGAGTTACGAGGTTCTGAGGCTGCACGGCAACATGAACTCTTGCTCGGTGCTCTTCTCGCTCGACAAGCTCTTGGCCTTCAACAAGCCGGAAGCGGGCGACATCGGCATCATGGTGGCGGTGGGACCGGGCATGACCGTAGGCGCCTTCCTCGTGCGCTGGGAGAGGTGA
- a CDS encoding ATP-binding protein → MSHELSIATSLHEVLDVATRRVNETLGEARLTLWLWDPRLEALQLKGTYALSEAEVAANNAIAQTDRFRQGSPVFRSFDRVEPLAVTALGASAHAVGAFCVSSAFKACYVAPVVSLRGALGALALFSPQAYEDEAFVLRCLQAMSAQLSSSMTQDRLRSELTEKATQLRLTNSQLEHVIDELREVDRVKTGFLNAVSHELRTPLATIQGYAELLEDGAAGEMNPEQSSFVARISGASLQLKSLVDDLLDLACLNAGKFRLEPRAFHYADLMRDVVGQLKVISDRKRQTLTLAVESEIPMLEIDPLRLTQVVNNLVSNAIKYTPEQGSVHVRVSLAERMVRTEVRDTGIGIPEGHRGMLFSNFHRVDNRLSREDGGVGLGLAISKGFVEAHGGRIDFSSAPGEGSTFWFELPVPREGDLAEG, encoded by the coding sequence ATGAGTCACGAGCTGAGCATCGCCACGTCGCTTCATGAAGTCCTGGACGTGGCGACGCGCCGGGTGAACGAGACGCTGGGGGAGGCGCGGTTGACCCTCTGGCTCTGGGATCCCCGGCTCGAGGCGCTCCAGCTCAAGGGCACCTACGCGCTCTCCGAAGCCGAGGTGGCGGCGAACAACGCCATCGCGCAGACCGATCGCTTCCGCCAGGGCAGCCCCGTCTTCCGGAGCTTCGACCGGGTCGAGCCCCTGGCCGTCACGGCCCTGGGGGCGTCAGCGCACGCGGTTGGGGCGTTTTGCGTCTCCTCGGCGTTCAAGGCCTGCTATGTCGCCCCGGTGGTGTCGTTGCGCGGCGCGCTCGGGGCCCTTGCCCTCTTCAGCCCGCAGGCCTACGAGGACGAGGCCTTTGTCCTGCGATGCCTACAGGCGATGTCCGCTCAGCTCAGCTCCTCGATGACCCAGGATCGCCTTCGATCCGAGCTGACGGAGAAGGCGACCCAGCTGCGCCTCACCAACAGCCAGCTCGAGCACGTCATCGACGAGCTGCGCGAGGTGGACCGGGTAAAGACGGGCTTCCTCAACGCCGTGAGCCACGAGCTGCGCACCCCCCTTGCGACCATCCAGGGCTACGCGGAGCTGCTCGAGGACGGTGCCGCAGGGGAAATGAACCCCGAGCAGAGCAGCTTCGTGGCGCGCATCTCGGGCGCTTCGCTCCAGCTCAAGTCCCTGGTCGACGATCTGCTGGATCTGGCGTGCCTCAATGCCGGCAAGTTCCGCCTGGAGCCCAGGGCCTTCCACTATGCCGATCTCATGCGCGACGTGGTGGGGCAGCTGAAGGTCATCAGCGACAGGAAGCGCCAGACCCTGACCCTCGCGGTGGAGTCGGAGATCCCCATGCTGGAGATCGACCCCTTGCGCCTCACCCAGGTGGTGAACAACCTCGTCTCCAACGCGATCAAGTACACCCCCGAGCAAGGGAGCGTCCACGTCCGGGTGTCCCTCGCGGAGCGGATGGTCCGCACCGAGGTCCGCGACACGGGCATCGGGATTCCCGAGGGGCATCGCGGGATGCTCTTCTCGAACTTCCACCGGGTGGACAACCGCCTCTCGCGCGAGGACGGCGGAGTGGGCCTGGGGCTCGCCATCTCCAAGGGCTTCGTCGAGGCCCACGGTGGCCGGATCGATTTCAGCAGCGCCCCGGGAGAGGGCAGCACCTTCTGGTTCGAGCTCCCCGTCCCCCGCGAGGGGGATCTAGCCGAGGGCTAG